The proteins below are encoded in one region of Hordeum vulgare subsp. vulgare chromosome 3H, MorexV3_pseudomolecules_assembly, whole genome shotgun sequence:
- the LOC123440894 gene encoding epoxide hydrolase 3-like: MVNLVEAQKPLLHFLIKWAGLRQHTVDVDGAGTVLTFWVPKDKVPSNNSTVAPEEKQSEASKVKEGRRPSVVLVHGFAAEGIVTWQFQVGALAKHYDVYIPDLLFFGGSTTPSADRSPAFQAECLAAALGKLGVDECTVVGFSYGGMVAFKMAESRPDLVRSLVVSGSVVAMTDSISDTTLERIGVRSSAELLLPESVKGLKALLSIAAHRRLWFPERLHRDFLEVMFANRKQREELLEGLVVSNKDATVPVLPQKILLLWGHNDNIFNLELAKAMKEQLGEKTMLESIDKAGHLVHLERPCVYNQHLMEFLAYATAEASKE, from the exons ATGGTGAACTTGGTGGAGGCGCAGAAGCCGCTGCTGCACTTCCTGATCAAGTGGGCCGGGCTCCGGCAGCACACGGTCGATGTCGACGGCGCCGGCACCGTGCTCACCTTCTGGGTACCCAAGGACAAGGTCCCCAGCAACAACTCTACCGTCGCGCCGGAAGAGAAGCAGAGCGAGGCGTCCAAAGTCAAGGAAGGCCGGCGGCCATCTGTGGTGCTCGTGCACGGCTTCGCGGCCGAAGGCATTGTCACCTGGCAGTTCCAG GTTGGTGCGCTGGCGAAGCACTACGACGTGTACATCCCGGACCTGCTGTTCTTCGGAGGCTCCACGACGCCGTCCGCCGACCGGTCGCCGGCGTTCCAGGCGGAGTGCCTGGCCGCCGCGCTGGGGAAGCTGGGCGTGGACGAGTGCACGGTGGTGGGGTTCAGCTACGGCGGGATGGTGGCCTTCAAGATGGCTGAGTCGCGCCCGGACCTCGTCCGCTCGCTCGTCGTGTCAGGCTCCGTCGTCGCCATGACCGACTCCATCAGCGACACCACGCTCGAGCGGATCGGCGTCAGGTCATCGGCGGAGCTGCTGCTGCCGGAGTCCGTCAAGGGGCTGAAGGCGCTGCTCTCCATCGCCGCCCACCGGAGGCTCTGGTTCCCGGAACGCCTTCACAGGGACTTCCTCGAGGTGATGTTCGCCAACCGCAAGCAAAGAGAGGAGCTGCTGGAAGGTCTGGTGGTCAGCAACAAAGACGCCACCGTCCCCGTCTTGCCGCAGAAAATACTTCTGCTCTGGGGGCACAACGACAACATCTTCAACTTAGAGCTCGCCAAGGCGATGAAAGA GCAGCTCGGCGAGAAGACGATGCTGGAGAGCATTGATAAGGCCGGTCATCTCGTGCACCTGGAGAGGCCCTGCGTTTACAACCAGCACCTCATGGAGTTCCTGGCATACGCCACGGCTGAAGCTTCCAAGGAGTGA